From the genome of Streptomyces sp. NBC_01317, one region includes:
- the xylA gene encoding xylose isomerase — MTERYTPTPEDKFSFGLWTVGWQGRDPFGDATRRALDPAESVQRLAELGAYAVTFHDDDLIPFGSSDAERESHIKRFRQALDTTGLVVEMATTNLFTHPVFKDGGFTANDRDIRRYALRKTIRNIDLAAELGAKVYVAWGGREGAESGAAKDVRLALDRMKEAFDLLGDYVTEKGYDLKFAIEPKPNEPRGDILLPTVGHALAFIERLDRPELFGVNPEVGHEQMAGLNFPHAIAQALWSGKLFHIDLNGQNGIKYDQDLRFGAGDLRAAFWLVDLLETAGWDGARHFDFKPPRTEDFHGVWASAAGCMRNYLILKERAAAFRADPQVQEALRAARLDELALPTAADGLAGLLGDAGAYEEFDVEAAAARGMAFEHLDQLAMDHLLGAR; from the coding sequence ATGACGGAACGCTACACGCCCACCCCCGAGGACAAGTTCAGCTTCGGTCTGTGGACGGTGGGCTGGCAGGGCAGGGATCCGTTCGGTGACGCGACCCGCCGGGCCCTGGACCCCGCCGAGTCCGTACAGCGCCTCGCGGAACTGGGCGCGTACGCCGTGACGTTCCACGACGACGACCTCATCCCCTTCGGCTCGTCCGACGCGGAGCGCGAGTCGCACATCAAGCGGTTCCGGCAGGCGCTGGACACCACCGGGCTCGTGGTCGAGATGGCCACCACCAACCTCTTCACCCACCCCGTCTTCAAGGACGGCGGCTTCACCGCGAACGACCGCGACATCCGCCGTTACGCGCTCCGCAAGACGATCCGCAACATCGACCTCGCGGCCGAGCTGGGCGCCAAGGTCTACGTGGCGTGGGGCGGCCGAGAGGGCGCCGAGTCGGGCGCGGCGAAGGACGTGCGGCTCGCGCTGGACCGGATGAAGGAAGCCTTCGACCTGCTCGGCGACTACGTCACCGAGAAGGGCTACGACCTCAAGTTCGCCATCGAGCCCAAGCCGAACGAGCCGCGCGGCGACATCCTGCTGCCCACCGTCGGCCACGCCCTCGCGTTCATCGAGCGCCTGGACCGGCCCGAGCTGTTCGGTGTCAACCCGGAGGTCGGCCACGAGCAGATGGCCGGGCTGAACTTCCCGCACGCCATCGCCCAGGCCCTCTGGTCAGGCAAGCTGTTCCACATCGACCTCAACGGCCAGAACGGCATCAAGTACGACCAGGACCTGCGCTTCGGCGCCGGCGACCTGCGCGCCGCCTTCTGGCTCGTCGACCTGCTGGAGACCGCGGGCTGGGACGGCGCGCGGCACTTCGACTTCAAGCCGCCGCGCACCGAGGACTTCCACGGGGTGTGGGCCTCCGCCGCCGGCTGCATGCGCAACTACCTGATCCTCAAGGAGCGCGCCGCCGCGTTCCGCGCGGACCCGCAGGTCCAGGAGGCGCTGCGGGCCGCGCGCCTGGACGAGCTGGCTCTCCCGACGGCCGCCGACGGCCTGGCCGGGCTGCTCGGTGACGCCGGTGCGTACGAGGAGTTCGACGTCGAGGCGGCCGCCGCGCGCGGCATGGCGTTCGAGCACCTCGACCAGCTGGCCATGGACCACCTCCTCGGCGCCCGCTGA
- the xylB gene encoding xylulokinase: MPQSPVVIGVDSSTQSTKAAFTDATTGRLLAVGRAPHRVTGEGGARESDPEVWWNALRDAVAAGLKESGVEPSAVVGIAVAGQQHGLVVLDSRGRPLRPALLWNDTRSAPQAVALTEELGGPAAWTARTGSVPVASMTATKWRWLRENDPALADATAAIRLPHDFLTERLAGTAATDPGDASGTCWYSTATGAYDPELLALLGLDESLLPPVAETGATRIGSLTAGSAAELGLPAGIAVAAGTGDNMSAAVGLGFGGAGLLDHPVLSLGTSGTVFAATRTRPASAALAGFAAADGTYLPLACTLNCTLAVDKVADLLRLDREDAAPGGEAVLLPYLDGERTPDLPAASGLLTGLRHDTTPQQLLGAAYEGAAVTVLRALDEVLRAGGLDPADPEVAARPLRLIGGGAQGRTWVETVRRLSGRALIVPETGELVALGAAALAASAATGQDPVAIASSWGTGAGPELEAVERDVETWERVGSVLDRAAPGLLS; this comes from the coding sequence ATGCCGCAGAGCCCGGTCGTCATCGGCGTGGACAGCTCCACCCAGTCCACGAAGGCGGCTTTCACGGACGCCACCACCGGACGGCTGCTCGCCGTGGGCCGCGCCCCGCACCGGGTGACCGGTGAGGGCGGCGCCCGCGAGAGCGACCCCGAGGTGTGGTGGAACGCGCTGCGGGACGCCGTCGCCGCGGGCCTCAAGGAGTCCGGCGTCGAGCCCTCCGCGGTCGTCGGCATCGCGGTCGCGGGCCAGCAGCACGGGCTGGTGGTCCTGGACAGCAGAGGCCGGCCGCTGCGCCCGGCGCTGCTGTGGAACGACACGCGGTCCGCGCCGCAGGCCGTCGCGCTGACCGAGGAGCTGGGCGGCCCCGCCGCGTGGACCGCGCGCACCGGGTCCGTGCCGGTGGCGTCGATGACCGCGACGAAGTGGCGGTGGCTGCGCGAGAACGACCCCGCCCTGGCGGACGCCACGGCCGCGATCAGGCTCCCCCACGACTTCCTCACCGAGCGCCTCGCGGGCACGGCGGCCACGGATCCGGGGGACGCGTCGGGCACGTGCTGGTACTCGACCGCCACCGGCGCGTACGACCCCGAGCTGCTCGCGCTCCTCGGCCTGGACGAGTCGCTGCTGCCGCCCGTCGCCGAGACCGGGGCCACCCGGATCGGCTCGCTCACCGCCGGGTCGGCGGCGGAACTGGGCCTGCCGGCCGGCATCGCCGTCGCGGCGGGCACCGGCGACAACATGAGCGCGGCCGTGGGCCTGGGCTTCGGCGGCGCCGGGCTCCTCGACCACCCGGTGCTCAGCCTCGGCACTTCGGGCACGGTCTTCGCCGCGACCCGCACCCGTCCGGCCTCCGCCGCGCTCGCCGGGTTCGCGGCGGCCGACGGTACGTACCTCCCGCTCGCCTGCACGCTCAACTGCACGCTCGCCGTGGACAAGGTGGCGGACCTGCTCCGGCTCGACCGCGAGGACGCGGCGCCGGGCGGCGAGGCCGTCCTCCTGCCGTACCTCGACGGGGAGCGGACCCCGGACCTGCCCGCCGCCTCGGGCCTGCTGACCGGCCTGCGCCACGACACCACACCGCAGCAGCTGCTGGGCGCCGCCTACGAGGGCGCGGCGGTCACGGTGCTGCGGGCGCTGGACGAGGTGCTGCGGGCGGGCGGCCTGGACCCGGCCGATCCCGAGGTGGCCGCGCGCCCGCTGCGGCTGATCGGGGGCGGCGCGCAGGGGCGGACCTGGGTGGAGACCGTACGGCGCCTGTCGGGCCGCGCCCTGATCGTCCCCGAGACCGGCGAACTGGTCGCCCTGGGGGCGGCGGCCCTGGCGGCGAGCGCCGCGACCGGCCAGGACCCGGTGGCGATCGCCTCGTCGTGGGGCACGGGCGCGGGGCCGGAGCTGGAGGCGGTGGAGCGGGACGTGGAGACGTGGGAGCGCGTGGGCTCGGTCCTGGACCGGGCGGCACCGGGGCTGCTGTCCTAG
- a CDS encoding FAD-dependent monooxygenase, with product MRGGSVAVVGGSIAGCAAALAASRGGAGRITVFERADDRLRDRGVGIGLHDDRYEELRSAGYLSPEIPWAPLTKRVWSTRDGAADHGRVVGEQPFPFRAYNWGSLWSELRRRVPAEVSYRTGATVTGVEPDADGVTLRLADGYEEHFDVVIGADGYRSVIREAMFPGVGAAYAGYIGWRGTSPDVAGLPSDGRSAHNIVFPGGHCMAYRIPDGAGGHRLNWILYTTPPPADGLTPDPRTADRDAPGSVPPGGLSPELTAHLRALVTEHFPPYWADKLLRTPAESTFIQPIYDVEVPHYTSGRMALVGDAASVTRPHIGAGSVKALQDANALEAAWAAGSSWKEVLERYDAERGPVGSAMVALARGMGGAQVENTPDWSAMGQTEFDAWWQDQNRGSDRRSGFGGHSIKPR from the coding sequence ATGCGTGGAGGCAGCGTCGCCGTGGTCGGCGGCAGCATAGCGGGGTGTGCCGCGGCCTTGGCCGCGTCGCGCGGCGGGGCCGGGAGGATCACCGTCTTCGAGCGGGCCGACGACCGGCTCCGCGACAGGGGCGTGGGAATCGGGCTGCACGACGACCGGTACGAGGAACTGCGCAGCGCCGGTTATCTGTCCCCCGAGATTCCCTGGGCACCACTGACCAAGCGGGTGTGGAGCACACGCGACGGCGCGGCGGACCACGGCCGGGTGGTCGGGGAGCAGCCGTTCCCCTTCCGCGCGTACAACTGGGGTTCCCTGTGGAGCGAGTTGCGCCGCCGGGTCCCCGCCGAGGTGTCCTACCGGACCGGCGCGACGGTCACCGGAGTCGAGCCGGACGCGGACGGGGTGACGTTACGGCTCGCGGACGGGTACGAGGAGCACTTCGACGTGGTGATCGGGGCCGACGGGTACCGCTCGGTGATCCGCGAGGCCATGTTCCCCGGCGTCGGCGCGGCGTACGCCGGCTACATCGGCTGGCGCGGTACGTCTCCGGACGTGGCCGGTCTCCCCTCGGACGGGCGCAGCGCGCACAACATCGTCTTTCCCGGCGGCCACTGCATGGCCTACCGCATCCCGGACGGCGCGGGCGGCCACCGGCTCAACTGGATCCTCTACACGACGCCGCCGCCGGCCGACGGCCTCACCCCGGACCCGCGCACCGCGGACCGCGACGCCCCCGGCTCCGTACCGCCGGGCGGCCTGAGCCCGGAACTCACCGCGCACCTGCGCGCCCTGGTGACCGAGCACTTCCCGCCGTACTGGGCGGACAAGCTGCTCCGTACCCCCGCCGAGTCCACCTTCATCCAGCCCATCTACGACGTGGAGGTGCCGCACTACACCTCCGGGCGGATGGCGCTCGTCGGGGACGCCGCCAGCGTCACCCGGCCGCACATCGGCGCCGGCAGTGTGAAGGCGCTCCAGGACGCCAACGCGCTGGAGGCCGCCTGGGCGGCCGGGAGCAGTTGGAAAGAGGTCCTGGAGAGGTACGACGCCGAGCGCGGCCCGGTCGGGTCGGCCATGGTCGCCCTCGCCCGCGGGATGGGCGGCGCGCAGGTCGAGAACACACCGGACTGGTCCGCCATGGGACAGACTGAGTTCGACGCGTGGTGGCAGGACCAGAACAGGGGATCCGACCGGCGCAGTGGCTTCGGCGGCCACAGCATCAAGCCCCGGTAG
- a CDS encoding ABC transporter ATP-binding protein: MLELTGLTAGYHGGTVLHGLDLSVPAGTVHAVVGHNGAGKTTLVHTVAGLMRPSAGTVRLGGRDMTGQPAHRMARAGIGLVPQGRRVFAGLTVAEHLRLSYRPPRRGDTTRPSVWTPARVLELLPRLGERRGNRGADLSGGEQQMLALARALLGSPGVLLLDEPTEGLAPQLVGQVHSLIATLADEGLAVLLVSPSPAQAAECARTLTVLTSGRTTLRLDGADARADATALHAALELAPTAR, translated from the coding sequence ATGCTCGAACTCACCGGCCTGACGGCCGGCTACCACGGCGGCACCGTCCTGCACGGTCTCGACCTGTCGGTGCCCGCCGGCACGGTCCACGCCGTCGTCGGCCACAACGGAGCGGGCAAGACGACCCTCGTGCACACCGTCGCCGGACTGATGCGGCCCAGTGCCGGAACCGTACGGCTCGGCGGCCGGGACATGACGGGGCAGCCCGCGCACCGCATGGCCCGCGCCGGGATCGGTCTCGTACCGCAGGGCCGCAGGGTGTTCGCCGGGCTCACCGTCGCCGAGCACCTGCGGCTCTCCTACCGGCCGCCGCGCCGCGGCGACACCACCCGCCCCAGTGTGTGGACGCCCGCGCGTGTCCTGGAACTCCTGCCCCGGCTCGGCGAGCGCCGGGGCAACCGGGGGGCGGACCTGTCCGGCGGCGAGCAGCAGATGCTGGCCCTGGCCCGCGCCCTGCTCGGCTCGCCCGGCGTGCTGCTGCTCGACGAGCCGACGGAGGGGCTCGCGCCCCAACTCGTCGGGCAGGTGCACTCGTTGATCGCCACACTCGCGGACGAGGGCCTCGCCGTCCTGCTGGTGTCCCCCAGCCCGGCGCAGGCGGCCGAGTGCGCCCGTACGCTCACGGTCCTCACCTCGGGACGGACGACGCTGCGGCTGGACGGCGCGGATGCCCGCGCCGACGCCACCGCGCTGCACGCGGCACTCGAACTCGCGCCGACAGCGCGCTGA
- a CDS encoding ABC transporter ATP-binding protein, producing the protein MTPTPTAAPASPVLDLTGLTRRYGSLTAVDDVSLRLPAGARHAVIGPNGAGKTTLLNLIAGTDRPDRGTIVLEGADITRTATARRSRLGVARSFQQPSVMAELTVLDNVVLAGWPHHPARRGAWRSPSRYRRHTESAGRHLEAVGLADLAHRPASVLSHGQRRMLDLAAALAGDPRLLLLDEPAAGLTDGDIGRLLGVLGGLPESVAIILVEHHVEVVAQLATTVTVLAAGRVLVTGPVQEALAHPEVREAYHSTGAKG; encoded by the coding sequence ATGACGCCCACACCGACCGCCGCACCGGCATCCCCGGTGCTGGACCTCACCGGTCTCACCCGCAGGTACGGCAGCCTCACCGCCGTCGACGACGTCAGCCTGCGGCTGCCCGCCGGCGCCCGGCACGCCGTCATCGGCCCCAACGGCGCGGGCAAGACCACCCTGCTCAACCTCATCGCGGGGACGGACCGGCCGGACCGGGGCACCATCGTCCTGGAAGGGGCGGACATCACCCGTACCGCAACTGCCAGGCGCAGCCGTCTCGGTGTCGCCCGCAGCTTTCAACAGCCCTCGGTGATGGCCGAGTTGACGGTCCTGGACAACGTCGTACTGGCGGGCTGGCCCCACCACCCCGCGCGACGGGGCGCCTGGCGCAGCCCGTCCCGGTACCGGCGGCACACCGAGTCGGCGGGCCGCCATCTGGAGGCCGTGGGGCTCGCGGACCTCGCCCACCGGCCGGCCTCCGTCCTCTCCCACGGACAGCGCCGCATGCTCGACCTCGCGGCCGCGCTGGCGGGTGACCCGCGCCTGCTGCTCCTGGACGAGCCGGCGGCCGGGCTGACGGACGGTGACATCGGGCGGCTGCTCGGCGTCCTCGGGGGACTGCCGGAGAGCGTCGCGATCATCCTGGTCGAGCACCATGTCGAGGTCGTCGCCCAACTCGCCACGACCGTCACCGTCCTGGCGGCCGGGCGGGTGCTCGTCACCGGTCCGGTCCAGGAGGCGCTCGCCCACCCCGAGGTCCGCGAGGCGTACCACAGCACCGGCGCGAAAGGATGA
- a CDS encoding ABC transporter permease translates to MELLDAHLIPAVDGVAYGLLLFVVAAGLSLAFGTAGVLNLSHGTLYAIGAYTGAELSDGTWSGLALGLAAGTAAASAAGAGLSAATAPLARRGHLAQALLTFGLALIGGDLLIQLFGADELPVRVPEALDSSVTLLGHRYPAYRLCFIAMAVLLAALGTWVLTRTRVGAAVRAAADDPQMLAATGHNPRAVHTGVLAAAGALAGAAGVLGAPIIGPGPGTSENVLMLSLVVVVLGGLRSLWATFFAAIAVGEVQTLGVSVAPDLAPYLLFAAMAAVLVLRSRSRFTEPATAHGPQGPSADPVARLRRHLAARLRPRGGSPTGAVAAPVAAAPVAPPDSGGGTFTAIGRLTRGPAWRRAVPPLVLLGVLFALPGILDPYSISLAGSALALGLLAVSVTVLTGYAGLPTLGQTAPFAVGAYTTANLALAGWTVGPVQIVLSALAAAVFSALTGPAVIRARGTTVLMITLAIGELTGAVINQFKSVTGGADGLVGFPATQALWGGEGMTGESDVYRYALVVAAVAVAVTLLVLRSPAGKLLTGTRGAEARVRASGHPVGRYLLVAYICAGALAGVGGSLMVTVQQYLSPADAGFEIAAFALLAAVIGGGTSVIGALAGAGLIVLTRDLVAGSWPGHGPLLLGVLFVAAVYLLPRGLAGLFGGPGGTWRRPAGPGPDEGSPSTATPAPPLAGKAAP, encoded by the coding sequence ATGGAACTGCTCGATGCCCACCTCATACCGGCGGTGGACGGCGTGGCCTACGGGCTGCTGCTGTTCGTGGTCGCCGCCGGCCTGAGCCTCGCCTTCGGCACCGCGGGCGTGCTGAACCTGTCCCACGGCACGCTGTACGCGATCGGCGCCTACACGGGGGCCGAGTTGAGCGACGGGACCTGGAGCGGTCTCGCCCTCGGTCTCGCGGCCGGCACCGCGGCGGCGTCCGCCGCCGGGGCCGGGCTGTCGGCCGCGACGGCCCCGCTCGCCCGGCGTGGGCATCTCGCACAGGCACTGCTGACGTTCGGGCTCGCCCTGATCGGCGGTGATCTGCTCATCCAGCTCTTCGGGGCGGACGAACTCCCGGTACGGGTCCCCGAGGCGCTCGACTCCTCGGTGACCCTGCTGGGCCACCGGTACCCCGCGTACCGGCTCTGCTTCATCGCGATGGCAGTCCTCCTCGCCGCTCTCGGTACGTGGGTGCTGACCCGGACCCGGGTGGGCGCGGCGGTACGGGCCGCCGCCGACGATCCGCAGATGCTCGCGGCCACCGGCCACAACCCCCGGGCGGTGCACACCGGCGTCCTCGCGGCGGCGGGTGCGCTGGCCGGGGCGGCGGGTGTGCTCGGGGCGCCGATCATCGGCCCGGGGCCCGGCACGTCCGAGAACGTGCTGATGCTGTCCCTGGTGGTGGTCGTGCTCGGGGGGCTGCGCTCGCTGTGGGCGACGTTCTTCGCCGCGATCGCGGTGGGGGAGGTGCAGACGCTGGGTGTCTCGGTGGCGCCGGACCTGGCGCCGTACCTGCTCTTCGCCGCGATGGCGGCGGTCCTGGTGCTCCGCTCCCGCTCCCGCTTCACGGAGCCTGCGACCGCGCACGGCCCGCAGGGCCCGTCGGCGGACCCGGTGGCCCGGCTCCGCCGTCACCTCGCCGCGCGGCTGCGCCCGCGCGGGGGGTCGCCGACGGGGGCGGTCGCGGCCCCTGTGGCGGCCGCTCCGGTGGCCCCGCCCGACAGCGGCGGCGGTACGTTCACGGCGATCGGACGGCTCACGCGCGGGCCCGCGTGGCGGCGGGCCGTCCCGCCGCTCGTCCTGCTCGGGGTGCTGTTCGCGCTGCCGGGGATCCTGGACCCGTACAGCATCTCGCTGGCCGGTTCCGCGCTGGCGCTGGGTCTGCTCGCCGTCAGTGTCACCGTCCTCACCGGCTACGCCGGTCTGCCCACCCTTGGGCAGACCGCGCCCTTCGCGGTGGGCGCGTACACCACCGCCAACCTCGCGCTCGCCGGATGGACCGTGGGGCCGGTGCAGATCGTCCTCTCGGCGCTCGCGGCGGCGGTCTTCTCCGCGCTGACGGGGCCCGCCGTGATCCGGGCCCGTGGCACCACCGTGCTGATGATCACGCTGGCCATCGGCGAACTGACCGGCGCGGTCATCAACCAGTTCAAGTCCGTCACCGGCGGCGCCGACGGGCTGGTCGGCTTCCCGGCCACCCAGGCGCTCTGGGGCGGCGAGGGGATGACCGGCGAGAGCGACGTCTACCGCTACGCGCTGGTCGTCGCCGCCGTCGCGGTCGCCGTCACCCTGCTCGTGCTGCGCTCCCCGGCCGGGAAGCTGCTGACCGGCACCCGGGGCGCCGAGGCACGGGTGCGCGCCTCCGGGCACCCGGTGGGGCGCTACCTGCTGGTGGCGTACATCTGCGCCGGGGCACTGGCCGGTGTCGGCGGCTCGCTGATGGTCACCGTGCAGCAGTACCTCTCGCCCGCCGACGCGGGCTTCGAGATCGCCGCGTTCGCCCTGCTGGCGGCCGTCATCGGCGGTGGTACGTCGGTGATCGGCGCTCTGGCGGGCGCCGGGCTCATCGTCCTCACCCGTGACCTGGTGGCCGGTTCGTGGCCCGGGCACGGGCCGCTGCTGCTCGGTGTCCTGTTCGTCGCCGCCGTGTACCTGCTGCCGCGCGGTCTGGCCGGCCTGTTCGGCGGACCCGGTGGCACCTGGCGGAGGCCCGCCGGGCCGGGACCCGACGAGGGGTCGCCTTCCACCGCCACGCCCGCCCCACCCCTCGCCGGGAAGGCCGCCCCATGA
- a CDS encoding ABC transporter substrate-binding protein has product MFFDLSPSRRRRLRPAGAAALALGLAAVTGCSSDSGAGDTTVKVGLVASLSGTYKAVGTDLRAGFELYLNTHDGKLGGRKVELIVADEGDGPPTAVPAATKLVKKDKVDALTGLVSGGSVNAVLPLIDQAKIPFLGSNGRPPVKDLEYVWTTSFLSDEPGKAIAPYVKEKVDGPVYAIGPDYQGGYDELRGFTEEFKRVKGVLANPDGKTAWTPFPKTTNFMPYFAEIAKTDAKAVYCFYAGKAAIDFAKQYAQSDIADLPLYTAFVTEGSVLQAQGDAAKDIYSVLNYAPDLDNAANRKFAADWTAEHDTQPTTYAMASYDAAAVLDKAIADAAKAGDVTPGTINKAIADLGQIDSPRGAWEFSDKAHAPVQTWYLRQVRPDGNQLANVMVQDLATLGG; this is encoded by the coding sequence ATGTTCTTCGACCTGTCCCCCTCGCGCCGCCGCAGACTCCGGCCGGCGGGTGCCGCCGCCCTCGCCCTCGGCCTGGCGGCCGTCACCGGGTGCAGCAGCGACAGCGGCGCCGGTGACACCACCGTGAAGGTCGGCCTGGTGGCCTCGCTGTCCGGTACGTACAAGGCGGTCGGCACCGACCTGCGGGCCGGCTTCGAGCTGTACCTGAACACCCACGACGGCAAGCTGGGGGGACGGAAGGTCGAGCTCATCGTGGCGGACGAGGGCGACGGCCCGCCGACCGCTGTTCCCGCGGCCACCAAGCTGGTCAAGAAGGACAAGGTCGACGCGCTCACGGGCCTCGTCAGCGGTGGCTCGGTCAACGCGGTGCTGCCGCTGATCGACCAGGCCAAGATCCCGTTCCTCGGGTCGAACGGCCGGCCGCCCGTCAAGGACCTCGAGTACGTGTGGACGACGAGCTTCCTCTCCGACGAGCCGGGCAAGGCCATCGCGCCGTACGTCAAGGAGAAGGTCGACGGCCCGGTCTACGCGATCGGCCCCGACTACCAGGGCGGTTACGACGAACTCCGCGGCTTCACCGAGGAGTTCAAGCGCGTCAAGGGCGTACTCGCCAACCCCGACGGCAAGACGGCCTGGACGCCGTTCCCGAAGACCACCAACTTCATGCCGTACTTCGCGGAGATCGCCAAGACGGACGCCAAGGCGGTCTACTGCTTCTACGCCGGCAAGGCCGCGATCGACTTCGCCAAGCAGTACGCGCAGTCCGACATCGCCGACCTCCCGCTGTACACGGCCTTCGTCACCGAGGGCAGTGTGCTCCAGGCCCAGGGCGACGCGGCGAAGGACATCTACTCCGTCCTGAACTACGCGCCCGACCTCGACAACGCGGCCAACCGGAAGTTCGCCGCCGACTGGACGGCCGAGCACGACACGCAGCCCACCACGTACGCGATGGCGTCCTACGACGCGGCCGCCGTGCTGGACAAGGCGATCGCCGACGCCGCGAAGGCCGGTGACGTGACGCCGGGGACCATCAACAAGGCCATCGCGGACCTGGGCCAGATCGACAGCCCGCGCGGGGCCTGGGAGTTCAGCGACAAGGCGCACGCGCCGGTGCAGACCTGGTACCTGCGCCAGGTACGGCCGGACGGCAACCAGCTGGCGAACGTCATGGTCCAGGACCTGGCCACGCTCGGCGGCTGA
- a CDS encoding roadblock/LC7 domain-containing protein produces the protein MTSPADLSWILSSFAGRIPEVTQVIAVSVDGLALAYTGVDRDDADRLAAIASGVVNLLSAAAELTNTYPVEHSLTAMEGGYMFSMAVSSGASLLVTTTRDADIGEVSYMMSELINQVGDSLSPQVRDANPELSR, from the coding sequence ATGACCTCACCGGCCGATCTGAGCTGGATCCTCAGCAGTTTCGCCGGACGGATCCCGGAGGTCACCCAGGTGATAGCCGTGTCCGTGGACGGACTGGCACTGGCCTACACCGGTGTGGACCGGGACGACGCCGACCGGCTGGCCGCCATCGCCTCCGGAGTGGTCAACCTGCTGTCCGCGGCGGCCGAGTTGACGAACACCTATCCCGTCGAGCACAGCCTGACGGCGATGGAGGGCGGCTACATGTTCTCGATGGCCGTCTCCAGCGGCGCCTCGCTGCTGGTCACCACGACCAGGGACGCGGACATCGGCGAGGTCAGCTACATGATGTCCGAGCTGATCAACCAGGTCGGTGACTCGCTGTCCCCCCAGGTCCGCGACGCGAACCCGGAGCTTTCGCGCTGA